In the Candidatus Binataceae bacterium genome, TGCTGGTTCAACCCCGGCGGCCGCATCCCGCACCGTGAAGTCCTGGCCGCGATGGAACGTTTTGCCTCGAAGGTGATGCCCTCCCTGCGTCCCTTCGGTTAATCCTTCCAGTCCCGATCATCCCAATCGTCCAACCGCGGATAGCCCTGTGCGGCGATCGCGCGCGCGGCGCGCTCGAGGCCGTCGACGGCCCACGGCTGCCATCGCGGCCACGGCGGCAAGCAGAGCCATCCACCGGTCGCTTCGCCGACCATTGTTGCCGTGCCCTGCGCCGCAAACGCCGCGGTCAAAAGACAGATTAGGGCAGCGCGCTTGTCGTGATGGGTTTCGATTTTGAGTCTATTCCAGATCTCGCCGGTTAGTTCGAGGTCTGCGGATAAATCCGCTTCGAGTTTGCCGCTCGTCACGAGCTGATCGTAGAGCCAATCGAAGCGCCGGCCGCGCGCCAGTCTCGGCGCTCGGATCAGAGTCTCTTCCGGCATCAGGACAGCCAGAAATGCGTTCGGAAAAGCCTCGACAATGGGACCGTCGCGGTTGAGGCGCTTCGCCCATTTGCCGGCGAGAGTCCGGCTGAACTGCACGCGCGCGTTGCGCGCGGCGCGCTTCAACTGCAGTCCGGAACCCCAATGACTCAGCGCGAGCTTGCAGCGTCGATCGAACGGCGCCCGCACGAAGATGCGCTCGCACGCGCGCGGAGCAGTCTCGGCGACGCCGTCTGAAATCAGCGGGCCGTCGAGCGCTATGATGCTCGGCCGAAACCCCTCCGGAATCTGCGCACAGCGACTCGCCCACGAGGTTCTGGCACAAGCCACCGAGAGCCGGTCGCCATCGAGACAGGCGATCCCCGTCGAAGGCCGGGTGGCAGAAAAGCCGACATCGACCCCCATCAGCTTCATCGATCAACTTTACGGCGAACGGCGGATTCCGAACGCCCGGACTGCGCTGAGCCTGACGCTGATCGAGGCCCGGTCGAAGATTCAGGCAGCGGCGGTGGCGGGCGCCATCTCGAAGCCGCCGGGCGCGATATTCTCGGATGAACGCAAAATGATTTTGGCTTCGAGCAGACGTTCAGCGCGCTCGAGTTCCTTGCCGCCGCTATCGTAGAAAAACCGCGCGACCGCGGGGTTGACCTTGACCACCAGCATGTCGGTTCGCGGATGCTGCCCGGCGGCCCGCTGAATCCCGCGAATCACCTCCGCCGCCCGCGTCGCGACCGACTTCACTACCGACCGGCCCTCACAAATCGGGCAGGGCTGGGTAACCATCTCCTGGAGGCTTTCGCGCGTGCGTTTGCGCGTCATCTGGACTAGTCCCAATTCCGAGATCTTGAGGACGGAACTGCGCGCCTTGTCGCGCTTGAGCGCCTGCATGAGGGTTTCCGTCACCCGTTTGCGATCGGCCTCGCGCGACATATCGATGAAATCCACGATGATGATGCCGCCGATATTGCGCAGCCGCAGTTGCTTGACCACCTCTTCCGCAGCCTCGAGATTGGTCTTCAAAACCGTCTCGTCCTGATTGTGCTTGCCGACGAAACGGCCGGTGTTGACGTCAATCGCGGTCAGCGCCTCGGCCTGATCAAAAATCAAATAGCCGCCCGATTTGAGCCAGACCTTGCGATCGAGCGCCTGATCGAGCTGCTGCTCGATCCCGAACTGATCGAAGATCGGTTCGCTCCCTTCGTACAGGGAAATCCGCGAGCGCAGACGCGGCATATACGTTTGCACGAACTGAACGATCTTGCCGTAAATCGTCGGATCATCGCAGCGGATGCGCTCGACATCGCTGGAAAAGAGATCGCGCACGATCCGCAGCGAAACCTCCAGATCATCGTAGAGCAGCGACGCCGGCGACGACGACTCCGCCTGCTTGACGATCGAGCTCCAGAGCTTCGTCAGGTACATCACGTCGCGCTGGATGTCCTTTTTGCTGACGCCCTCGCACGCCGTGCGCACGATGAAGCCGCCTTGTGCGGCCAGCTCCCTTACCGCCGCGCGCAGCCGCGAGCGCTCCTCGCCGCTCTCGATCCGCCGCGAGATCCCAATGCGCCCGCTAGTGGGTGTGTATACGAGATGGCGTCCCGGCAGGGAGATGAAGGACGTCAGCCGCGCCCCCTTGGTGCCCATCGGCTCCTTCGCCACCTGCACGATAATTTCCTGCCCGCGCTTGAGCTGCTCCTCGATCGGTTGCCGATTGCGGGGTGGCTCAGTGCGCCGCCGGCGTCCTCGTCCACGCCCACGCCGATGAGGCCCGGCCGGCACGGCCTCGGGGGCGGCCTCGTGAGTCTCGTCGGCGGCGTCGGACTCGAAAGTATCGAGTGCTTCGAACTGCGCTGCGCCCTCGTCGTTCAGCGGCGGTGCGAACTCGTCGTCATCAGCGAGCGGCTCGGTCTCGACGTCCTCTTCGCCAAGCACTTCTGCGGCGGACGCATAACTATCGCCGTTGAGGTAGTCGGAAACGTGTAGAAAACCATGCTTTTCGAGGCCGATATCGACGAACGCCGCCTGCATCCCAGGCAGCACACGCGTGACCTTACCCTTGAAGATACCCCCGGCGAGGCCGCCGCGCTGATCGCGTTCGAGGTAGAACTCCGCCAGCGCCCGATCCTCGATCACTGCGACGCGTACCTCCAAGGCCGAGGAGTTGATTACGATTTCACGTTTCACCTGATGAGTGTCCCGGACGCTGCCTCGCGGAATATCTCTTTCACCGTTTCACGGCGGCGTCATGCCGGCCATCGCGATTAGAGTAATACCTTCGCGGCGTAGGGACCGGCTTATTACTTTGATGATACGGAGCGCCTTCGAGGACCGCAAGGCGACCCCTGCCGGGGAAGGCCGGATCAGATATAGACCGGCTCGGGCGACCTATCGATCGCTGGGCCGCGGCGCTTCAGCCGGCGCCGCGCGCAGCAGTGGACGAATTCTCGGCGAACGACGGCATCACATGAGATACAAAGCGCTCGACTGAGCGGCTCGCGTCGTCGTCGCTGAGACTGCCAAAAGCAAATGACAGGACGAGATAGTTACATCCGCTCTCAGAAAAAAATCGCCCGATCTGATCGCGGACCTGGCTCGCGGTTCCCACGATCGCGCTGTCAGCCTTCGCGGCGACACCGATCT is a window encoding:
- a CDS encoding Rne/Rng family ribonuclease yields the protein MKREIVINSSALEVRVAVIEDRALAEFYLERDQRGGLAGGIFKGKVTRVLPGMQAAFVDIGLEKHGFLHVSDYLNGDSYASAAEVLGEEDVETEPLADDDEFAPPLNDEGAAQFEALDTFESDAADETHEAAPEAVPAGPHRRGRGRGRRRRTEPPRNRQPIEEQLKRGQEIIVQVAKEPMGTKGARLTSFISLPGRHLVYTPTSGRIGISRRIESGEERSRLRAAVRELAAQGGFIVRTACEGVSKKDIQRDVMYLTKLWSSIVKQAESSSPASLLYDDLEVSLRIVRDLFSSDVERIRCDDPTIYGKIVQFVQTYMPRLRSRISLYEGSEPIFDQFGIEQQLDQALDRKVWLKSGGYLIFDQAEALTAIDVNTGRFVGKHNQDETVLKTNLEAAEEVVKQLRLRNIGGIIIVDFIDMSREADRKRVTETLMQALKRDKARSSVLKISELGLVQMTRKRTRESLQEMVTQPCPICEGRSVVKSVATRAAEVIRGIQRAAGQHPRTDMLVVKVNPAVARFFYDSGGKELERAERLLEAKIILRSSENIAPGGFEMAPATAAA